One window of the Pseudobdellovibrionaceae bacterium genome contains the following:
- the fabA gene encoding bifunctional 3-hydroxydecanoyl-ACP dehydratase/trans-2-decenoyl-ACP isomerase, with product MNTEVAGGTVKERLAGHPSDRLFSYNYEQLIACGEGRMHGPHFPPLPVPPMLMFDEITKIDPVGGAHEKGYLEARLTVRPDLWFFGCHFKFDPVMPGCLGLDALWQLLGFYLGWRGAQGRGRALGAKEVKFTGQILPENKEVIYKVEMQRVKTAPLYMGIGDGEVIADGKKLYDVKGLKVGVMPVES from the coding sequence ATGAATACTGAAGTCGCTGGCGGAACAGTAAAAGAGAGATTGGCCGGTCACCCATCTGATCGATTATTTTCATATAATTACGAACAACTCATTGCTTGTGGCGAAGGCCGTATGCACGGGCCCCATTTTCCGCCCCTGCCTGTACCTCCCATGCTGATGTTTGATGAAATCACCAAAATTGACCCCGTCGGCGGGGCCCACGAAAAAGGCTATCTTGAAGCTCGGCTGACAGTACGCCCTGACCTGTGGTTTTTTGGTTGTCACTTTAAATTTGATCCGGTGATGCCTGGCTGCCTTGGTTTAGATGCCCTTTGGCAGTTGTTGGGATTTTATCTGGGATGGCGTGGTGCTCAAGGACGTGGACGTGCCCTCGGAGCGAAAGAGGTCAAGTTCACCGGTCAGATCCTTCCTGAAAATAAGGAAGTCATCTACAAGGTGGAGATGCAGCGGGTGAAGACCGCGCCCCTCTATATGGGAATCGGTGACGGTGAAGTCATTGCTGATGGCAAGAAGCTTTATGATGTCAAAGGTCTCAAGGTTGGCGTCATGCCGGTCGAAAGCTAG
- a CDS encoding radical SAM protein, giving the protein MSRAPRRALCQGPDAIDSEVSKTPMELLKSSSYPEQGPAVYSVKHNPFETLYVDLTYKCNMTCQYCYNPVRTLPDLDVEYFRQVVEQLPRTTLIRLLGGEPTLHPRFFEFLQIAREHRHLVSIVTNGKTLSRPSFAQKLRDQKIPMVIGMSLDGGRHREDWYQEINNEACGKFKLAALENLAQVGFKRLCLSAIIVRNLNEDVIPDLISLCREYKGVVRYLHFRTAAPLGRWNKKYGLPYTAPELKNLLTSYIGEQPVLKPQRLIRDGSQATDGHGSPLPRHEEGFPERVCRSCCYEFWLDGHLQIGLIEFGSQRASMCWRRGKLMRDFTVQPFFENMNYFSQQVALGRD; this is encoded by the coding sequence ATGAGTCGAGCTCCACGAAGAGCCCTTTGCCAAGGGCCCGATGCTATTGACAGTGAAGTGAGTAAAACACCGATGGAACTACTTAAGTCCTCTTCCTATCCTGAGCAAGGGCCAGCTGTGTACTCCGTTAAACACAACCCCTTTGAAACTCTTTACGTGGATCTAACCTACAAATGCAACATGACTTGCCAATACTGTTACAATCCAGTGCGCACACTGCCCGATCTGGACGTCGAGTATTTTCGTCAGGTCGTCGAACAATTGCCACGAACAACTCTGATTCGCCTGTTAGGAGGAGAGCCCACTCTCCACCCCCGTTTTTTTGAGTTTCTGCAAATCGCTCGGGAGCACCGTCACCTTGTCAGTATTGTGACTAATGGCAAAACCCTGAGCCGCCCAAGTTTCGCCCAGAAGCTCCGTGATCAGAAGATTCCCATGGTGATAGGGATGAGCTTGGACGGCGGCCGTCACCGTGAAGATTGGTATCAGGAAATCAACAACGAAGCCTGTGGCAAATTCAAATTGGCTGCTCTGGAAAACCTCGCTCAAGTCGGATTCAAACGACTTTGCCTTTCGGCTATTATTGTCCGCAACCTCAACGAGGACGTAATTCCCGATTTGATTTCCCTGTGTCGAGAATACAAGGGGGTCGTTCGCTATCTTCATTTTCGTACAGCAGCGCCACTGGGCCGCTGGAATAAAAAGTATGGCTTACCCTACACAGCCCCTGAACTCAAAAATCTACTCACTTCCTATATTGGCGAGCAACCAGTTCTTAAACCCCAGCGTTTGATCCGCGACGGCAGTCAGGCCACAGATGGCCATGGGAGTCCCCTTCCTCGTCACGAAGAGGGCTTTCCGGAAAGAGTCTGTCGCTCCTGTTGCTATGAATTCTGGTTGGATGGGCATCTCCAGATTGGGCTCATTGAATTTGGATCTCAAAGGGCTTCGATGTGCTGGAGGCGGGGCAAGCTGATGAGAGATTTTACCGTCCAACCCTTTTTCGAGAATATGAACTACTTTTCCCAGCAAGTTGCACTTGGACGTGACTGA
- a CDS encoding radical SAM protein — protein sequence MAVEIQKIDSLPFRQWMIEENPFPELFIDLTFRCNMNCLMCYSDSGGSAATLPPDLEISQFTELCKRLPRPTILAMVGGEPTLHKDFFSFIATAHQYGHQAFVTTNGIRFAKDSHFVAEFAKVAHRGNSRVHLDISGGLNPDLCQSIHGQDTSEMKVRALEHLQEFRVGKVLLACVLIRGLNESAVADVFALADTYKRIVRIVKFRAQGHNGRFVDESSPYRTSEIIDLLKPYVSPAQFLRAVKLSGHLEGRSYSPDPRCKGKSCCFHFQPHSRLEVNILECFTGQGICWRKGRLNSDFKIEPVFESYELAVDRSGV from the coding sequence ATGGCAGTAGAAATACAAAAAATTGACAGCCTGCCTTTTCGCCAGTGGATGATCGAGGAAAACCCCTTTCCCGAGCTCTTTATTGACCTCACCTTCCGTTGCAATATGAATTGCCTCATGTGCTACTCAGACTCGGGCGGATCGGCCGCAACGCTTCCGCCCGATTTGGAAATTAGTCAGTTTACCGAGCTATGTAAAAGACTGCCGAGACCGACGATCCTAGCGATGGTTGGTGGCGAGCCCACTCTTCACAAAGACTTCTTCTCCTTTATCGCCACTGCCCACCAGTATGGCCATCAAGCCTTCGTCACCACCAACGGCATTCGCTTTGCCAAAGATTCTCATTTTGTTGCCGAATTTGCCAAGGTTGCTCATCGGGGGAATAGCCGAGTCCACTTGGACATCAGTGGAGGTCTCAACCCAGACCTATGCCAAAGCATCCACGGCCAGGACACCTCAGAAATGAAGGTTCGCGCTCTTGAACACCTACAGGAGTTCAGGGTGGGAAAGGTGCTCCTCGCCTGCGTTCTCATCCGGGGCCTCAATGAATCAGCAGTCGCTGACGTCTTCGCCCTCGCCGATACCTACAAACGCATTGTGCGCATCGTAAAGTTTCGCGCACAGGGGCACAATGGCCGATTTGTTGATGAGTCTTCCCCTTATCGGACCTCCGAGATTATTGACCTGCTCAAACCTTATGTTTCTCCCGCGCAGTTCTTGAGAGCGGTTAAACTCAGCGGTCACCTTGAAGGGCGATCCTACTCCCCAGACCCCCGCTGCAAGGGGAAAAGTTGCTGTTTTCACTTTCAACCTCATTCCCGTCTTGAGGTGAACATCCTGGAGTGTTTTACCGGCCAGGGAATCTGTTGGCGCAAAGGAAGACTGAATTCAGATTTTAAAATTGAGCCGGTATTCGAAAGTTATGAACTGGCTGTTGATCGCAGTGGAGTTTAG
- a CDS encoding radical SAM protein, with protein MDCVLCSLPKYALTSPLQGPAILKAALAAHGFSSQVLDLNQEMGRRLGDLFPNLSWEDLEPLLLMHPSYSRIRPQIQQLCKEWAQRIAALQPRSVGVSIFTDRSEWIAEDFLQSLRTHVPYAKIIIGGAHCEYVADRFVQLNLADYAIIGEGEQILPELLMGGFTDPRKVIKIPFLNDLSLVPIPDYTDLNMNRYYGLYLSASRSCPHHCRFCEVFKRFGPFRLRPVGQVMDELRTLAGKYPHLKLFYFTDSLLNGDMGYFRDLLQELSRSDLDITWEGFLTVPNEKQMTPEDFDLLSQSGAHLVKIGVESGSPEVRQHMGKKFDERALVYTLNQLGRVGVAADLLFMTGYPTESADDFQQSLDLLERLAPYSQSGVIAHIRVAPTDIVAGTPLWRQREKLGIGHDAGGEWFLGPNTRKRRAELTEIMRSHAKHFGFRIRESQDKERTAVYRHPKFDRSDTGRNLAHMTNKKTGTSGTSLS; from the coding sequence ATGGATTGTGTTCTCTGCTCTCTTCCCAAATATGCGCTCACCAGCCCATTACAGGGACCTGCAATCCTAAAGGCCGCCTTGGCGGCCCATGGGTTCTCCAGCCAGGTTTTGGATCTGAATCAGGAGATGGGACGACGCCTTGGTGATCTGTTTCCCAATCTCAGTTGGGAGGACCTTGAACCCTTACTCCTCATGCACCCCTCTTACAGTCGAATTCGACCCCAGATCCAGCAACTGTGCAAGGAGTGGGCCCAACGGATTGCTGCGCTTCAACCCAGGAGTGTCGGGGTGAGTATTTTCACTGACCGCAGTGAATGGATCGCTGAGGATTTTCTGCAAAGCCTGAGAACCCATGTCCCATATGCGAAAATAATTATCGGCGGAGCTCACTGTGAGTATGTGGCCGACCGTTTTGTTCAACTGAACCTTGCTGATTATGCGATCATCGGCGAAGGTGAGCAAATCCTGCCTGAGCTCCTCATGGGAGGATTTACTGATCCCCGAAAAGTCATTAAAATCCCATTTCTAAACGACTTGAGTCTGGTACCGATTCCTGATTATACGGATTTGAATATGAATCGCTACTACGGGCTTTATCTAAGCGCCTCTCGCAGCTGTCCCCATCACTGCCGCTTTTGCGAGGTCTTTAAGCGGTTCGGCCCCTTCCGCCTGCGTCCCGTCGGCCAAGTGATGGATGAACTCCGTACCCTGGCCGGTAAATACCCCCACCTTAAACTGTTTTATTTTACGGATAGCTTGCTCAATGGAGATATGGGTTACTTTCGCGATCTCCTCCAAGAACTGTCTAGGAGTGACCTTGACATAACATGGGAAGGGTTTTTGACAGTGCCTAACGAAAAGCAGATGACCCCTGAGGATTTTGATCTGCTTTCCCAGTCGGGCGCCCACCTGGTCAAGATTGGGGTTGAATCCGGCAGTCCGGAGGTTCGACAGCACATGGGAAAAAAATTTGACGAGAGGGCTCTCGTGTACACCCTAAATCAATTGGGCCGTGTGGGAGTCGCCGCAGACTTGTTATTTATGACGGGGTATCCTACTGAATCGGCAGATGACTTCCAACAAAGTCTCGATCTTCTCGAACGCCTCGCCCCCTACTCCCAATCTGGCGTCATCGCCCATATTCGAGTGGCCCCCACGGATATCGTGGCCGGAACCCCACTGTGGCGACAGAGGGAAAAATTGGGAATAGGCCATGACGCTGGTGGAGAGTGGTTCTTGGGCCCGAATACCAGAAAAAGGCGGGCCGAATTGACGGAAATCATGAGATCTCACGCCAAACACTTTGGTTTTAGGATTCGTGAATCTCAGGACAAGGAAAGAACTGCCGTGTACCGGCACCCCAAATTTGATCGCAGCGACACCGGAAGAAATCTTGCCCACATGACAAACAAAAAGACTGGCACCTCCGGCACCAGTCTTTCCTAA
- a CDS encoding cation transporter codes for MTSECGHDHQHSHDHGHGSGFGHHHHHHHDLHGRQLVWAVVINVVLTLVQLVGGLMSGSLALVADAVHNFSDAGSLAIAAFARKVAGLPASERMTYGYGRAEILGALVNSTTLVIVGLYLLYESVDRFLHPQPIDGWVVIAVAGVALVVDVITALLTFKGAKDSVNIRAAFVHNVSDALASVVVIISGSIILLMNWYWVDLVATVLISVYILYQSYFLIRECLSVLMQGVPPDIDVNQVRAELEMVGPIVDVHHIHIWQLHEAFRSIEAHLVLNAESLDQLEQIKVAAKKVLREKFRITHSTLEIELGPESNCESCSTGRS; via the coding sequence ATGACTTCTGAATGTGGCCACGACCATCAGCATTCTCACGACCATGGACATGGGTCCGGCTTTGGACATCACCACCATCACCATCACGACCTGCACGGCCGTCAGTTGGTGTGGGCAGTTGTTATCAATGTGGTGTTGACCCTAGTTCAATTAGTCGGTGGTTTGATGTCCGGGTCATTGGCACTGGTCGCAGATGCGGTTCACAATTTCAGCGATGCCGGATCCTTGGCGATCGCAGCGTTTGCCCGCAAGGTGGCTGGGCTCCCTGCTTCCGAGCGTATGACCTACGGTTATGGTAGAGCAGAAATCTTGGGTGCACTGGTAAATAGCACGACGCTGGTTATCGTCGGACTTTATCTGCTGTACGAGTCCGTTGATCGTTTTCTGCACCCCCAGCCCATTGACGGATGGGTGGTCATTGCTGTGGCGGGAGTGGCTCTGGTGGTCGATGTCATCACAGCGCTTTTGACCTTTAAAGGGGCCAAGGACAGCGTCAACATACGGGCAGCTTTTGTGCATAATGTGTCAGATGCCCTGGCGTCAGTGGTGGTGATCATTTCTGGTTCAATAATCTTGCTGATGAATTGGTATTGGGTGGATCTGGTAGCAACGGTTTTGATATCGGTCTACATCCTGTATCAATCATATTTCCTGATTCGCGAGTGTCTCTCTGTTCTCATGCAAGGGGTGCCGCCTGACATTGACGTGAACCAAGTTCGTGCGGAGTTGGAAATGGTGGGGCCTATCGTCGATGTTCATCATATTCATATTTGGCAGCTTCATGAAGCTTTTCGCTCCATCGAGGCACATCTCGTTCTCAATGCTGAAAGTCTGGATCAACTGGAGCAAATCAAGGTCGCGGCAAAAAAGGTCTTGCGCGAGAAGTTTCGCATCACCCATTCCACCCTCGAAATTGAATTGGGCCCAGAGTCCAATTGTGAATCTTGTTCGACCGGTCGGAGCTAA
- a CDS encoding radical SAM protein has translation MAQILIFGDVTNVHGFGREAGAVKIASVLRASGYKCQVVDYFSDFTFSELQTVLDLYVTTETLWVGFSTTHFAQAMPAERLLELESKANTRVFEFSRECKYFPFDDQFMEEVFAEIRRRNPNCRIVVGGFKAGYTQDFPGVDYWVVGDGEGAALALTASLVGTNTSLKTSPAKSGQILNGNHDYPCIQEFPNFGMLWDGSDHLQSNEFLPVEIARGCSFRCRFCNYSLTGNGQILRNMDSLRDEFLRNYEMYSIKGYLFVDHMVNDSVAKLRDLCEMISRLPFEIEWSGFLRLDLIHKYPEMRDLLLGSGLRSAQFGIETLNPKALKAIGKGLAPEKLIRTLQFLRETWKDRVVMGTGLIVGLPDDSWESIDETIDFFLDPDAPIDSVIVSPLSIRKYDQKWTSFQSFSEYSLHPRKYGFTMTPDGWESDIFTRTNTVEYVRRLYASSRFRQKKRFADYHGYSRIRSLGFSHHEIYNKSISDVEFIRQVSQRKGVAVNHYKQQILNGHATPQVRTPSMSRGSG, from the coding sequence GTGGCGCAGATTTTGATCTTTGGGGATGTGACAAATGTCCACGGATTTGGCCGGGAGGCCGGTGCTGTCAAGATTGCCAGCGTCCTGAGGGCAAGTGGTTACAAATGCCAGGTGGTCGATTATTTCTCGGATTTCACGTTTAGCGAACTACAGACCGTTTTAGATTTGTATGTGACAACAGAAACTCTGTGGGTCGGATTTTCCACCACACACTTTGCCCAAGCTATGCCCGCAGAAAGGCTGTTGGAACTTGAGTCAAAAGCCAACACCCGAGTCTTTGAGTTCTCCAGGGAGTGCAAATACTTCCCCTTCGATGATCAATTCATGGAAGAGGTCTTTGCAGAAATTCGCCGACGAAATCCCAATTGTCGGATAGTCGTGGGTGGTTTTAAGGCAGGCTACACTCAGGACTTTCCCGGAGTTGACTATTGGGTCGTTGGCGATGGGGAGGGCGCGGCCCTGGCCTTAACGGCTTCTTTGGTCGGGACCAATACATCTCTTAAGACCAGCCCGGCCAAAAGCGGACAGATCCTCAATGGAAACCATGATTACCCCTGTATCCAAGAGTTTCCCAACTTCGGTATGTTGTGGGACGGAAGTGATCACCTCCAGTCCAATGAGTTTTTACCAGTCGAAATCGCCCGCGGGTGCAGCTTCCGCTGTCGATTTTGTAATTACAGCCTCACCGGAAACGGCCAAATTTTGCGGAACATGGACTCGCTACGCGACGAGTTTCTGCGTAACTATGAGATGTATTCGATAAAGGGATACCTTTTTGTCGATCATATGGTGAATGATTCCGTGGCAAAACTGCGCGACCTGTGTGAAATGATCAGTCGACTACCCTTTGAGATCGAGTGGTCGGGTTTTTTGCGGCTCGACCTTATTCATAAATATCCCGAAATGCGCGATCTCCTCCTAGGCTCAGGGTTGCGATCAGCACAGTTTGGTATTGAAACTCTTAATCCCAAGGCACTGAAGGCCATTGGCAAAGGGCTTGCTCCCGAAAAACTGATTCGCACCCTACAGTTTTTGCGCGAAACCTGGAAAGATCGAGTCGTCATGGGTACCGGCCTCATAGTTGGTCTCCCCGACGATTCCTGGGAGAGCATCGACGAAACCATCGACTTTTTTCTCGATCCAGATGCCCCAATAGATTCTGTCATAGTTTCACCCTTGAGCATCCGCAAATACGACCAAAAGTGGACGAGCTTCCAGAGTTTTTCTGAATACTCTCTCCATCCGAGAAAATATGGATTTACTATGACCCCGGATGGCTGGGAAAGTGACATCTTTACCCGCACCAACACGGTCGAGTATGTCAGACGACTCTACGCCTCGTCCAGATTTCGCCAAAAAAAGCGCTTCGCTGACTATCACGGGTACTCGCGCATTCGGTCTCTTGGCTTTAGTCACCATGAAATTTACAACAAGTCGATTTCCGACGTTGAGTTTATTCGCCAGGTGAGTCAGCGCAAGGGAGTTGCCGTCAACCATTACAAACAACAAATACTGAATGGACATGCAACTCCTCAAGTGAGGACTCCCTCCATGAGCAGGGGGTCTGGATGA
- a CDS encoding radical SAM protein — translation MKKPETTRVSADLPKGQDVLLVISPMLYSLATGPLMAPALLKSFLARANKKAHCVDLNLELWHYLERDSSLFSLEPHPMMSDQLYAEFSKQHHIEDFVNYWAKTFIDAQAKWVGFSVHDKRTERLTKEFCRAIRKTCPEQKIIVGGSQVQYCGAPMFKEGLIDDYLVGEAEEALLALINGHPPVLGLTLAKFGEARLDLVPVSDYSDFPLQSYPNPSPDPRENIMVSKIHGGQLGLEYLFVQGSRSCIWHCDFCHVRVTKGSFRQRPADELAGELFAQYQRHGIKKFVFADNLLNANLKHLDQFCDHLIQLYDRYGVDPFMWEGFFVVRGNSQVDTNYFKKLRAAGCHRLHFGIESGSPDVRRHMGKRFSNEDLLFTLKQLKQNNLTCRLMFFVGHPFEEDPDFDQTLDLIGQLQPYRDTISHLNIGHTASVLRNSRLKNTLSNQEVFIEKDPRFGQTEFYNEFKLWRYQENTIELRVKRHAQLRQQVLDLGFNLEDPLQDKLPVIEKLIVDCQTDATSLEQAVGHK, via the coding sequence ATGAAGAAACCTGAAACAACCCGAGTCAGTGCCGATCTTCCCAAAGGCCAGGATGTCCTGCTTGTCATTTCACCCATGCTCTACAGTTTGGCCACTGGTCCCCTTATGGCTCCTGCCTTACTCAAATCCTTTCTAGCTCGTGCGAATAAAAAGGCCCATTGCGTGGACTTGAACCTTGAGCTTTGGCACTACCTTGAACGCGACTCCAGCCTATTTTCTCTTGAGCCCCATCCGATGATGAGCGACCAATTGTACGCCGAGTTTTCTAAACAGCACCACATTGAGGACTTTGTAAACTATTGGGCTAAGACATTCATTGATGCGCAAGCCAAGTGGGTTGGTTTTTCCGTTCACGACAAACGCACGGAAAGACTTACCAAAGAGTTTTGCCGTGCCATTCGAAAAACTTGTCCTGAACAAAAAATAATTGTCGGCGGCAGTCAGGTCCAATACTGCGGAGCCCCGATGTTCAAGGAAGGTCTAATTGATGATTACCTTGTGGGTGAAGCGGAAGAAGCTCTGTTAGCCTTAATAAACGGACACCCCCCGGTTCTTGGACTGACTCTTGCTAAGTTTGGCGAGGCACGTTTGGACCTCGTGCCTGTCTCTGATTACTCCGATTTCCCTCTTCAAAGCTATCCCAATCCATCGCCTGACCCCCGCGAAAACATCATGGTCAGCAAGATTCACGGCGGTCAGCTGGGGTTGGAGTATCTGTTTGTTCAAGGATCACGAAGTTGCATTTGGCACTGTGATTTTTGCCATGTACGGGTAACAAAGGGAAGCTTTCGCCAACGTCCGGCTGACGAATTAGCAGGTGAATTGTTCGCCCAATACCAAAGACATGGAATCAAAAAGTTTGTCTTTGCCGACAATCTTCTCAACGCCAATCTCAAACACCTGGACCAATTCTGCGACCACCTCATTCAGCTCTATGATCGGTATGGAGTTGATCCATTTATGTGGGAAGGCTTCTTTGTCGTTCGCGGAAATAGTCAGGTGGATACAAATTACTTTAAGAAGTTAAGGGCAGCGGGATGCCACCGCCTCCACTTTGGCATTGAATCGGGAAGCCCGGATGTGCGCCGACACATGGGCAAGCGGTTTTCCAATGAGGACCTCCTCTTTACCCTCAAACAGTTGAAGCAGAACAACTTGACCTGTCGTTTGATGTTTTTTGTCGGTCATCCTTTCGAGGAGGACCCAGATTTTGATCAGACCCTAGACCTCATTGGCCAACTGCAGCCCTACCGGGATACTATATCCCACCTGAATATTGGCCATACAGCTTCAGTTCTGCGCAACTCGCGCCTAAAGAATACGCTTTCAAATCAAGAAGTCTTTATCGAAAAGGATCCGCGATTTGGTCAAACCGAGTTCTACAATGAGTTCAAACTTTGGCGTTACCAGGAAAACACCATTGAACTCAGGGTGAAACGTCATGCACAGTTGCGCCAACAGGTGTTGGATCTCGGGTTTAATTTAGAGGACCCTTTACAGGATAAGCTTCCTGTTATTGAGAAGTTGATTGTTGATTGCCAGACGGACGCGACGTCCCTTGAGCAGGCTGTAGGTCATAAATAA
- a CDS encoding histidine phosphatase family protein yields MIWSDPSQLGTLFPMGSLVLVKHAMPILDASKPPKEWVLGPEGRAGAEQLGNHFKDHYWFDVVYSSEEPKALETAQIVAKVLQVPTRPLAELNEIDRRAMPIMSREEHVEYNRELFVRRHEKVVGEESAEEALDRFEFGINLILLGKPENVLVISHGTVISLYAQKTNRSLFAFGMWQKMNCLDYLDLGLPDFDFKKLHDFGANLVTPSSGNPQ; encoded by the coding sequence ATGATTTGGTCGGACCCGTCTCAGCTTGGTACACTTTTTCCCATGGGAAGCCTTGTACTTGTTAAACACGCCATGCCTATTCTCGATGCCTCCAAGCCACCCAAGGAATGGGTCCTCGGCCCAGAGGGCCGGGCTGGCGCCGAGCAACTCGGAAATCACTTTAAAGACCACTACTGGTTTGATGTGGTTTATTCGAGCGAAGAACCAAAAGCCCTTGAGACAGCCCAAATTGTTGCCAAAGTGCTTCAGGTGCCAACCAGGCCCCTTGCGGAGTTAAATGAAATTGATCGCCGAGCCATGCCCATCATGTCGCGAGAAGAACACGTTGAATACAACCGGGAGCTCTTTGTCCGCCGCCATGAAAAAGTGGTGGGCGAGGAGTCTGCGGAGGAAGCTCTGGACCGGTTTGAATTTGGCATCAATTTAATTCTCCTGGGTAAACCTGAAAATGTTTTGGTGATTTCTCACGGCACCGTCATCTCACTCTATGCACAAAAGACCAACCGCTCTTTGTTTGCCTTTGGCATGTGGCAAAAGATGAATTGCCTGGACTACCTGGACTTGGGTCTTCCTGATTTTGATTTTAAAAAGCTTCACGACTTTGGTGCAAATTTGGTCACTCCCTCTTCTGGGAACCCACAATAG
- a CDS encoding fibronectin type III domain-containing protein, with amino-acid sequence MRLGFGFYICRLMTVVLLLPLLALSCGEALPLHRGNSLGSAVGGESPGAIYSVKMVIPVTGSASIPTWNFPGTTPVDNAANDYPFSRPLIDINEAPFQDTQTPFYFSFSYPPNNFKIANAHLVIDTARDGSDTEGIFVDSVLTGRPPATFINDFSPRVLHAHWVGNPGGNPVNSYYMDYSLTHYKQNTINTFDLDLEQLLTPSPLSILDILQDGFLPVVTGDDSPIYQAYLVINGYTISKSSLSCATSPTATFENHYLHNDGNSIGQAFFSGTVEDPFTSWSSGLADTVEYYFDTQLPLVNTNNIAVTTATMTLNVQRTAGASAIAINGVAVGEAGFNTSNATSAVERWETGTSYVNYWNSILAPIPTDSTPTAVTIDLVQLLGASVVRDLLAQGKFNVAVAGGLKRVEASNATVNRTFGSPVSGPELNLQGTYFTETCVVPNDPDSPLQDGPVAPPDPGDTDPPEIISAQATEITSTTAVVHWLTNEGADTQIGYGIGSISQTSTYDATPRIYHRVELTGLQPYKFYFYEIYTADQNGNPTTSNMLVFRTLR; translated from the coding sequence ATGAGGTTGGGTTTTGGTTTTTACATTTGTCGTTTGATGACGGTGGTTCTGCTATTGCCCCTGTTGGCACTTTCGTGTGGCGAAGCCTTACCTCTTCATCGTGGCAATAGCTTAGGATCAGCTGTCGGCGGGGAAAGTCCCGGTGCCATTTATTCAGTTAAGATGGTCATTCCCGTCACTGGCTCCGCATCGATTCCCACTTGGAACTTTCCGGGCACCACACCCGTGGATAATGCGGCTAATGATTACCCTTTTAGCCGCCCTCTCATTGACATTAATGAAGCTCCCTTTCAAGACACCCAAACTCCCTTTTACTTTTCATTCTCCTATCCGCCCAACAACTTCAAGATCGCCAATGCCCATCTGGTTATAGACACCGCCCGCGACGGGTCGGACACAGAGGGCATTTTTGTGGACTCGGTTCTCACCGGGCGACCGCCCGCAACCTTCATAAATGACTTCAGCCCGCGAGTGCTTCACGCCCATTGGGTGGGAAATCCTGGTGGCAATCCTGTAAACAGCTACTACATGGATTACTCCCTCACCCACTATAAGCAGAACACCATTAACACTTTCGATCTGGATCTGGAGCAACTCCTCACCCCATCCCCTCTTTCAATCCTGGATATCCTGCAGGATGGCTTTCTTCCTGTGGTGACGGGCGATGACTCGCCCATTTATCAAGCCTACCTGGTGATCAATGGCTACACCATATCGAAGTCCTCACTGAGTTGCGCCACCTCCCCCACGGCTACCTTTGAAAATCATTATCTGCACAATGATGGCAACTCCATTGGCCAGGCCTTTTTCTCCGGCACCGTGGAGGACCCTTTCACCTCCTGGTCGAGTGGCCTTGCTGATACAGTGGAGTACTACTTCGACACCCAACTCCCCTTGGTGAACACGAACAATATTGCTGTCACCACGGCCACGATGACTTTGAATGTACAGCGCACCGCTGGTGCCTCGGCCATCGCCATCAACGGTGTGGCAGTTGGCGAGGCTGGCTTTAACACCAGCAACGCGACTTCGGCCGTCGAACGATGGGAAACAGGGACCAGCTATGTGAACTACTGGAATTCCATTCTTGCCCCCATTCCCACTGACAGCACTCCGACCGCCGTCACCATTGATTTGGTGCAACTGCTGGGCGCCAGTGTGGTGCGCGACTTGCTGGCCCAGGGCAAATTCAACGTGGCAGTTGCGGGTGGCCTTAAGCGTGTCGAGGCCTCCAATGCCACCGTCAACCGCACATTTGGCTCACCCGTGAGTGGACCCGAGTTGAACCTGCAGGGTACTTACTTCACCGAAACCTGTGTCGTTCCCAATGACCCCGATTCTCCTCTACAAGACGGACCAGTGGCTCCTCCTGATCCGGGCGACACCGATCCACCGGAAATCATCTCCGCCCAGGCGACGGAGATCACTTCCACCACAGCTGTGGTGCATTGGCTCACCAACGAAGGGGCGGATACACAGATTGGCTACGGCATTGGTTCGATCTCCCAAACAAGCACTTACGATGCCACTCCCCGGATTTACCACCGGGTGGAGCTGACGGGACTCCAGCCTTACAAGTTTTACTTTTATGAAATCTACACCGCTGATCAAAACGGAAACCCCACAACCAGCAATATGTTGGTGTTTAGGACTCTGCGATGA